Proteins encoded by one window of Streptomyces sp. NBC_01477:
- a CDS encoding amino acid ABC transporter permease: MTGSSALYDIPGPRALARHRLYAWISGLLLAALIGFIVYRLVDTGQFAAVKWRPFTYAGIQRLLLTGLANTLKAFGWAALASLVFGVVFAAGRLSDHRVVRWASTLVVEFFRAMPLLVMIFFIFIALKLDPMLALIIGLTLYNGSVLAEVFRAGVNAVPRGQREAAYALGMRKTQVMTHVLVPQAARAMLPAIISQLVVALKDTSLGYLITYQELLYSGKLIATNLDYDLPFIPVVMVIAPVYIGMCMLLSWCANLIAKHERRSPRAKGVAVTEDLPEEI; encoded by the coding sequence GTGACCGGGAGCAGCGCCCTCTACGACATCCCGGGCCCCAGGGCGCTGGCCAGGCACCGGCTGTACGCGTGGATCAGCGGCCTGCTGCTGGCCGCGCTGATCGGCTTCATCGTCTACCGGCTGGTCGACACCGGGCAGTTCGCGGCCGTCAAATGGCGCCCGTTCACCTACGCGGGCATCCAGCGGCTGCTGCTGACAGGTCTGGCCAACACCCTCAAGGCCTTCGGCTGGGCGGCGCTCGCCTCGCTGGTCTTCGGGGTGGTCTTCGCCGCCGGAAGGCTGTCGGACCACCGGGTGGTGCGCTGGGCGAGCACGCTGGTGGTGGAGTTCTTCCGGGCGATGCCGCTGCTGGTGATGATCTTCTTCATCTTCATCGCGCTCAAGCTGGACCCGATGCTCGCGCTGATCATCGGCCTGACCCTCTACAACGGCTCGGTGCTCGCCGAGGTCTTCCGCGCCGGGGTCAACGCGGTGCCGCGCGGCCAGCGCGAGGCGGCCTACGCGCTGGGGATGCGCAAGACCCAGGTGATGACCCACGTGCTGGTGCCGCAGGCGGCCCGGGCCATGCTGCCGGCCATCATCAGCCAGCTGGTGGTGGCGCTCAAGGACACCTCGCTCGGCTATCTCATCACCTACCAGGAGCTTCTGTACTCCGGAAAGCTCATTGCCACCAATCTGGACTACGACCTGCCGTTCATCCCGGTGGTCATGGTGATCGCGCCGGTCTACATCGGCATGTGCATGCTGCTGTCGTGGTGCGCCAACCTGATCGCCAAGCACGAGCGGCGCAGCCCCAGGGCCAAGGGCGTCGCGGTGACCGAGGACCTGCCCGAGGAGATCTGA
- a CDS encoding amino acid ABC transporter permease: protein MSVLTDNFSLYGKGLWGTVQLTLLAGALALAVGVLIAGFRVAPVKALRVFGTVWVTVLRNTPLTLLFFAVLLGLPRFGVVLPFMVFAVLALGAYTSAFICEAVRAGINTVPLGQGEAARSLGMSFTQTLSLVVLPQAARAVISPIGSTLIALAKNSAIAGSFSVTELLGTYKPLNELGYSIVWTFVWIAVGYLIVTLGLAGIFALLERKFGVAG from the coding sequence GTGAGCGTACTGACCGACAACTTCTCGCTCTACGGAAAGGGGCTGTGGGGCACCGTCCAGCTCACCCTGCTCGCCGGCGCCCTCGCGCTGGCCGTCGGGGTGCTGATCGCCGGCTTCCGGGTGGCGCCGGTCAAGGCGCTGCGGGTGTTCGGCACGGTGTGGGTGACGGTGCTCCGCAACACCCCGCTGACCCTGCTGTTCTTCGCGGTGCTGCTCGGCCTCCCGCGGTTCGGTGTCGTGCTGCCCTTCATGGTCTTCGCCGTACTGGCGCTGGGCGCGTACACCTCGGCCTTCATCTGCGAGGCGGTGCGGGCCGGGATCAACACCGTGCCGCTCGGGCAGGGGGAGGCGGCCCGCAGCCTGGGGATGTCCTTCACCCAGACGCTGTCACTTGTGGTGCTGCCGCAGGCGGCCAGGGCGGTGATCTCGCCGATCGGCTCGACCCTGATCGCGCTGGCCAAGAACTCCGCCATCGCCGGCTCCTTCTCGGTCACCGAACTGCTCGGCACCTACAAACCGCTCAACGAACTGGGTTACAGCATCGTGTGGACCTTTGTGTGGATCGCGGTGGGCTATCTCATCGTCACGCTCGGCCTGGCCGGGATCTTCGCCCTGCTGGAGCGGAAGTTCGGGGTGGCCGGGTGA
- a CDS encoding glutamate ABC transporter substrate-binding protein gives MRRTARLAAALLPVLAALALAGGCGRPGSPPVKGPRAADLPAYHVDTGFSLPASPTWSRAHRRGRLVVGVKDDQPYLGERDPATGTYSGFDIEIARMTAASLGFPAGRISFKAIASANRETSLGNGQIDFYVGTYTINALRKRQVGFAGPYYLAGQGLLVRTDEHDINGPRDLDGKKVCSAAGSSSIQRIEADYPKAKPVTYDTYSVCVDNLLTFQVDAVTTDDSILLGYAAKAPKELKVVGKPFSKEPYGIGLSKGDTALRSALDDAIVAHERNGDWKRAYNATLGLSGVPAPTPPPVDRY, from the coding sequence ATGCGCCGTACCGCCCGGCTCGCCGCCGCGCTCCTGCCCGTGCTGGCCGCCCTCGCCCTGGCCGGCGGCTGCGGCCGGCCGGGCAGCCCGCCGGTCAAGGGGCCGCGGGCCGCCGACCTGCCCGCCTACCACGTGGACACCGGCTTCTCGCTGCCCGCCTCGCCCACCTGGAGCCGCGCCCACCGCCGCGGCCGGCTCGTCGTCGGCGTCAAGGACGACCAGCCCTACCTCGGCGAGCGCGACCCCGCCACGGGGACGTACTCCGGTTTCGACATCGAGATCGCCCGGATGACGGCCGCCTCGCTGGGCTTCCCCGCCGGCCGGATCAGCTTCAAGGCCATCGCCTCGGCCAACCGCGAGACCTCGCTGGGCAACGGCCAGATCGACTTCTACGTCGGCACCTACACCATCAACGCGCTGCGCAAACGGCAGGTGGGCTTCGCCGGCCCGTACTACCTGGCCGGGCAGGGCCTGCTGGTGCGCACCGACGAGCACGACATCAACGGCCCGCGCGACCTGGACGGCAAGAAGGTCTGCTCGGCCGCCGGCTCCAGCTCCATCCAGCGTATCGAGGCCGACTACCCGAAGGCCAAGCCGGTCACCTATGACACGTACTCGGTGTGCGTGGACAACCTGCTCACCTTCCAGGTCGACGCGGTGACCACCGACGACTCGATCCTGCTGGGATACGCCGCCAAGGCCCCCAAGGAGCTGAAGGTGGTCGGCAAGCCGTTCTCGAAGGAGCCCTACGGGATCGGCCTGTCCAAGGGCGACACCGCGCTGCGGTCCGCGCTGGACGACGCCATCGTCGCCCACGAGCGCAACGGCGACTGGAAGCGGGCCTACAACGCCACCCTCGGCCTGTCAGGGGTGCCCGCGCCCACCCCGCCGCCGGTGGACCGCTACTGA
- a CDS encoding amino acid ABC transporter ATP-binding protein produces MPEPLIVLSGVNKHFGRLHVLKDIDLTVGRGEVVVIIGPSGSGKSTLCRAINRLEPVESGTITVDGLPLPAEGRALARLRADVGMVFQSFNLFAHRTVLDNVMLAPLKVRRRSKADAERKARELLDRVGLSAQADKLPAQLSGGQQQRVAIARALAMDPKAMLFDEPTSALDPEMINEVLEVMQQLAEEGMTMVVVTHEMGFARSAADRVVFMSDGQIIEDRVPEEFFTDPRTDRARDFLSKILHH; encoded by the coding sequence ATGCCGGAACCACTGATCGTCCTCAGCGGTGTCAACAAGCACTTCGGCCGGCTCCATGTGCTCAAGGACATCGACCTGACCGTCGGCCGGGGCGAGGTGGTGGTGATCATCGGCCCCTCGGGGTCCGGCAAGTCCACCCTGTGCCGGGCGATCAACCGGCTGGAGCCGGTGGAGTCGGGCACCATCACCGTCGACGGCCTGCCGCTGCCCGCCGAGGGCCGCGCACTGGCCCGGCTGCGCGCCGACGTCGGCATGGTCTTCCAGTCCTTCAACCTCTTCGCCCACCGGACCGTGCTGGACAACGTGATGCTGGCGCCGCTGAAGGTGCGCCGCCGCTCCAAGGCCGACGCCGAGCGCAAGGCCCGCGAACTCCTGGACCGGGTCGGCCTGTCGGCGCAGGCGGACAAGCTGCCCGCCCAGCTGTCCGGCGGTCAGCAGCAGCGGGTGGCCATCGCCCGCGCGCTGGCCATGGACCCCAAGGCGATGCTCTTCGACGAGCCCACCTCGGCCCTCGACCCCGAGATGATCAACGAGGTGCTGGAAGTGATGCAGCAACTCGCCGAGGAGGGCATGACGATGGTCGTGGTCACCCACGAGATGGGCTTCGCGCGGTCCGCCGCCGACCGGGTGGTCTTCATGTCCGACGGGCAGATCATCGAGGACCGGGTGCCGGAGGAGTTCTTCACCGACCCGCGGACCGACCGGGCCCGCGACTTCCTGTCCAAGATCCTCCACCACTGA
- a CDS encoding TfoX/Sxy family DNA transformation protein, with amino-acid sequence MDSLQQLPNIGAVLADRLRRAGVDDAGELRRLGSGRAFEKIRPDLPDDACTHTLLALEGALRGMRWTAIPQTERDTLVHRVLG; translated from the coding sequence GTGGACTCCCTACAGCAGCTGCCGAACATCGGGGCGGTGCTCGCCGACCGTCTGCGCCGCGCGGGCGTCGACGACGCGGGCGAACTGCGCCGGCTGGGCTCAGGCAGGGCCTTCGAGAAGATCCGCCCCGACCTGCCGGACGACGCCTGCACCCACACCCTGCTCGCCCTCGAAGGCGCCCTGCGCGGCATGCGCTGGACCGCGATCCCGCAGACCGAACGCGACACGCTCGTCCACCGCGTGCTCGGCTGA
- a CDS encoding DUF6278 family protein yields the protein MDIPLITRWRQRHVPARFAVFGDGGRPDPETLAELLGECQLLRDRAAEDGVELDDSAASLSALDQLVPSWRDEEEQALDRLGNDAGLYLGTVIVRTVPGAGWEVSPNGSPVVRLATGREIDTVELGHAWAENGSPELSQVLAETAED from the coding sequence ATGGACATCCCTCTCATCACCCGGTGGCGCCAGCGGCATGTCCCGGCCCGCTTCGCCGTGTTCGGCGACGGGGGCCGGCCCGACCCCGAGACGCTGGCCGAACTCCTCGGCGAATGCCAGCTGCTGCGTGACCGCGCGGCCGAGGACGGGGTGGAACTCGACGACTCCGCCGCCTCGTTGAGCGCGCTGGACCAACTCGTGCCCAGCTGGCGCGACGAGGAGGAGCAGGCCCTCGACCGGCTCGGCAATGACGCGGGCCTCTATCTCGGCACCGTCATCGTCCGTACCGTGCCCGGCGCCGGCTGGGAGGTGTCGCCCAACGGCAGCCCCGTGGTGCGGCTCGCGACCGGCCGCGAGATCGACACCGTCGAACTGGGCCACGCCTGGGCCGAGAACGGCAGCCCCGAACTGTCCCAGGTGCTGGCGGAGACGGCGGAGGACTGA
- a CDS encoding MBL fold metallo-hydrolase, translating to MEIVELLPTLHMLRFPVGAAYLWADTDGDADRLTLIDTGVAGAGEDIAAAVRCLGRDPADLRQVVLTHFHHDHTGSAAEIRAWGGVEVLAHRLEAPVVRGEAAGAPPVFSDWERALFDSLPPLPPAPPVAVDRAVEDGDPLGFGGGAEAVWVPGHTDGSIAVYLPGPRVLFTGDTAANVEGRTMPGVFNSDPARALGSFRRLAALDVDVACFGHGDPIAGGAAAALRAAAEALPD from the coding sequence ATGGAGATCGTCGAGCTGCTGCCGACCCTGCATATGCTGCGCTTCCCGGTCGGTGCCGCCTATCTGTGGGCCGACACCGACGGTGACGCCGACCGGCTGACCCTGATCGACACGGGCGTCGCGGGCGCGGGCGAGGACATCGCCGCCGCCGTACGCTGCCTCGGCCGCGATCCGGCGGACCTCCGGCAGGTGGTGCTGACGCACTTCCACCACGACCACACCGGGTCCGCCGCCGAGATCCGCGCCTGGGGCGGCGTCGAAGTCCTGGCGCACCGGCTGGAGGCGCCCGTGGTCCGGGGGGAGGCGGCGGGGGCGCCGCCGGTGTTCAGCGACTGGGAGCGCGCCCTGTTCGACAGCCTGCCCCCGCTGCCGCCCGCCCCGCCGGTGGCCGTCGACCGCGCGGTGGAGGACGGCGACCCGCTCGGCTTCGGCGGCGGCGCCGAGGCGGTGTGGGTGCCGGGGCACACCGACGGCAGCATCGCGGTGTACCTGCCGGGGCCGCGGGTGCTCTTCACCGGCGACACGGCGGCGAACGTCGAGGGCCGGACGATGCCCGGGGTGTTCAACAGCGACCCCGCCCGCGCGCTCGGCTCCTTCCGCCGGCTCGCCGCGCTCGACGTGGACGTGGCGTGCTTCGGCCACGGGGACCCGATCGCCGGCGGGGCGGCCGCGGCACTGCGGGCGGCCGCGGAGGCGCTGCCGGACTGA
- a CDS encoding exodeoxyribonuclease III, with protein MRIATWNINSITARLPRLLGWLESSRTDVLCVQETKCSDEQFPYDELRELGYEAAVNADGRWNGVALISRVGLTDVVKGLPGGPAYEDVQEPRAVSATCGPVRLWSVYVPNGREVGHPHYAYKLQWFEALRAAVAEDAAGDRPFAVLGDYNVAPTDQDVWDIAVFEGATHVTAPEREALAALRGTGLTDVVPRPLKYDHPFTYWDYRQLGFPKNRGMRIDLVYGNEPFGKAVADAYVDREERKGKGASDHAPVVVDLDT; from the coding sequence ATGCGCATCGCGACCTGGAACATCAACTCGATCACCGCCCGGCTGCCCCGGCTGCTCGGCTGGCTGGAGAGCAGCCGCACCGACGTCCTGTGCGTGCAGGAGACCAAGTGCAGCGACGAGCAGTTCCCGTACGACGAGCTGCGCGAGCTGGGGTACGAGGCGGCGGTCAACGCCGACGGGCGGTGGAACGGCGTCGCGCTGATCTCCCGGGTGGGCCTGACCGACGTGGTCAAGGGCCTGCCCGGCGGCCCGGCGTACGAGGACGTGCAGGAGCCGCGCGCGGTGTCCGCGACCTGCGGCCCGGTGCGGCTCTGGTCGGTCTACGTGCCCAACGGCCGCGAGGTCGGCCACCCGCACTACGCCTACAAGCTCCAGTGGTTCGAGGCACTGCGCGCCGCCGTGGCCGAGGACGCGGCGGGCGACCGCCCCTTCGCGGTCCTGGGCGACTACAACGTGGCACCGACCGACCAGGACGTCTGGGACATCGCGGTCTTCGAGGGCGCGACGCATGTCACCGCCCCCGAGCGCGAGGCCCTGGCCGCGCTGCGCGGCACCGGCCTGACCGACGTGGTGCCGCGCCCGCTGAAGTACGACCACCCGTTCACCTACTGGGACTACCGCCAGCTCGGCTTCCCCAAGAACCGCGGCATGCGCATCGACCTGGTGTACGGCAACGAGCCGTTCGGCAAGGCGGTCGCCGACGCGTATGTGGACCGCGAGGAGCGCAAGGGCAAGGGCGCCTCCGACCACGCCCCGGTCGTGGTGGACCTCGACACCTGA
- a CDS encoding MBL fold metallo-hydrolase yields MKLTKKRHSCVRMEKDGMTLVIDPGAFSEQDAAVGADVILVTHEHADHFDPERIFAGLEANPAAELWTLASVADQLSAAFPGRVHTVGHGDTFTASGFDVQVHGELHAIIHPDLPRITNVGYLVDGAVFHPGDALTVPGHPVDTLLLPVQAPWNKLSEVIDYVREVKPRRAVDVHDALLTDLARPIYDSQLSGLSGADHLRLAPGDGTAA; encoded by the coding sequence GTGAAGCTGACCAAGAAGAGGCACTCCTGCGTCCGGATGGAGAAGGACGGGATGACGCTCGTCATCGACCCCGGTGCCTTCAGCGAGCAGGACGCGGCGGTCGGTGCCGACGTCATCCTGGTCACCCATGAGCACGCGGACCACTTCGACCCCGAGCGGATCTTCGCCGGCCTCGAAGCCAACCCGGCGGCCGAGCTGTGGACGCTGGCGAGCGTCGCCGACCAGCTCAGCGCCGCCTTCCCCGGCCGGGTGCACACCGTGGGCCACGGCGACACCTTCACCGCGTCGGGCTTCGACGTACAGGTGCACGGCGAGCTGCACGCGATCATCCACCCGGACCTGCCGCGGATCACCAATGTCGGCTACCTGGTGGACGGCGCCGTCTTCCACCCCGGTGACGCCCTCACCGTGCCCGGGCACCCGGTGGACACCCTGCTGCTGCCGGTGCAGGCGCCCTGGAACAAGCTCTCCGAGGTGATCGACTACGTCCGCGAGGTCAAGCCGCGGCGGGCCGTCGACGTGCACGACGCGCTGCTGACCGACCTGGCCCGGCCGATCTACGACAGCCAGCTGAGCGGTCTGAGCGGCGCCGACCACCTGCGGCTCGCGCCGGGCGACGGCACCGCCGCCTGA
- the pcaDC gene encoding bifunctional 3-oxoadipate enol-lactonase/4-carboxymuconolactone decarboxylase PcaDC, translated as MSELTTDAPFGAAADYAGGRPADRMADYDDMDDMYAGAPPLQYRFDGPDGAPVLVLGPALGATWHMWDRQLPVLAANWRVLRYELPGHGGAPAEPASSVDDLARRLLAVLDDEGIDTFGYAGCALGAAVGARLALLRPDRVAALALVSAAARFGTADTWRQRGVVVRANGLERTAQAGPKRWFTDAFLATQPAITDWAVQMVATTDPACYVAACEALAAFDIREALGSIGVPTLVVAGADDTETPPADARLLVAGIPDARLAVVPATGHLAPVEEPAAVGELLATHFGTVLHDHAPAAVPQPPPPVPPVPPARIPASATPDRLAEGARIRSEVIGDSAGTDRPAAPGDGFGSGFDAFATRYAWGEIWARPGLDRRTRACVTLTALTATGQLGELADHVRGALRIGLSPAEIEEVLLHTAVYCGLPAARAALAAARTVVEQETGGHP; from the coding sequence ATGAGCGAGCTGACGACCGACGCGCCCTTCGGCGCCGCAGCCGACTACGCGGGCGGCCGGCCGGCCGACCGTATGGCCGACTACGACGACATGGACGACATGTACGCAGGAGCGCCGCCGCTGCAGTACCGCTTCGACGGCCCCGACGGCGCACCCGTGCTCGTCCTCGGTCCCGCCCTGGGCGCGACCTGGCACATGTGGGACCGGCAACTGCCGGTGCTCGCCGCCAACTGGCGGGTGCTGCGCTACGAGCTGCCCGGGCACGGCGGCGCGCCCGCCGAGCCCGCGTCCTCCGTCGACGACCTGGCACGGCGGCTGCTCGCCGTGCTGGACGACGAGGGCATCGACACCTTCGGCTACGCCGGCTGCGCGCTCGGCGCGGCCGTGGGCGCCCGGCTCGCGCTGCTGCGGCCCGACCGGGTCGCCGCGCTCGCGCTGGTGTCGGCCGCCGCCCGCTTCGGCACCGCCGACACCTGGCGGCAGCGCGGGGTCGTGGTGCGCGCCAACGGCCTGGAGCGCACCGCGCAGGCCGGCCCGAAGCGCTGGTTCACCGACGCCTTCCTGGCCACCCAGCCGGCGATCACCGACTGGGCCGTGCAGATGGTCGCCACCACCGACCCGGCCTGTTACGTGGCCGCCTGCGAGGCGCTGGCGGCCTTCGACATCCGCGAGGCGCTCGGCAGCATCGGGGTGCCCACCCTGGTGGTCGCGGGCGCCGACGACACCGAGACGCCGCCCGCCGACGCCCGGCTGCTGGTCGCCGGCATCCCCGACGCCCGGCTCGCCGTGGTGCCCGCCACCGGCCACCTCGCGCCCGTCGAGGAGCCGGCCGCGGTCGGCGAGCTGCTGGCCACCCACTTCGGCACCGTCCTGCACGACCACGCCCCCGCCGCGGTGCCGCAGCCCCCGCCCCCGGTGCCGCCCGTACCGCCCGCCCGCATCCCGGCGTCCGCGACGCCCGACCGGCTCGCCGAGGGCGCCCGCATCCGCAGCGAGGTCATCGGCGACAGCGCGGGCACCGACCGGCCCGCGGCCCCCGGTGACGGCTTCGGCAGCGGCTTCGACGCCTTCGCCACCCGGTACGCCTGGGGCGAGATATGGGCCAGACCCGGTCTCGACCGGCGCACCCGCGCCTGTGTCACGCTCACCGCGCTCACCGCGACCGGCCAGCTCGGCGAGCTGGCCGACCACGTCAGGGGCGCGCTGCGGATCGGGCTGAGCCCTGCCGAGATCGAGGAGGTGCTGCTGCACACCGCGGTCTACTGCGGCCTGCCGGCCGCACGGGCGGCACTGGCGGCGGCACGCACCGTGGTCGAACAGGAGACCGGCGGGCATCCGTAG
- a CDS encoding ROK family glucokinase, whose protein sequence is MSANRERVYRGSAARATVWRNVSGAERRERRSHLTAPRVPTVGIDIGGTKVMAGVVDADGVILEQLRTETPDKSKSPKVVEDTIVELVLDLSERHDVHAVGIGAAGWVDADRSRVLFAPHLSWRDEPLRERLAERLLVPVMVDNDANTAAWAEWRFGAGRGEPDLVMITLGTGIGGAILEDGHVKRGRYGVAGEFGHMQVVPGGHRCACGNRGCWEQYSSGNALVREARELAAADSPVAYGIIDRVGGNVGDITGPMITELARAGDPMCIELFQDIGQWLGVGLANLAAALDPSCFVIGGGVSAADDLLITPARDAFRRTLTGRGYRPEARIAKAELGPEAGMVGAADLARLVARRFRRANRRRVERYERYGLLSGRQGDES, encoded by the coding sequence TTGAGTGCCAATCGTGAACGTGTGTACCGCGGCAGCGCCGCCAGAGCGACGGTGTGGCGGAACGTCAGCGGCGCCGAGCGCCGGGAGAGACGCAGCCACCTGACCGCGCCGCGGGTGCCGACCGTCGGCATCGACATCGGCGGCACCAAGGTGATGGCCGGGGTGGTGGACGCCGACGGGGTCATCCTCGAACAGCTGCGCACCGAGACCCCCGACAAGTCCAAGAGCCCCAAGGTGGTCGAGGACACCATCGTGGAGCTGGTCCTCGACCTGTCCGAGCGGCACGACGTGCACGCGGTCGGGATCGGCGCGGCCGGCTGGGTGGACGCCGACCGCTCCCGCGTCCTGTTCGCCCCGCACCTGTCCTGGCGCGACGAACCGCTGCGCGAGCGGCTCGCCGAGCGCCTGCTCGTACCGGTCATGGTCGACAACGACGCCAACACCGCCGCCTGGGCCGAATGGCGCTTCGGCGCCGGCCGCGGCGAACCCGACCTGGTGATGATCACCCTGGGCACCGGCATCGGCGGCGCGATCCTGGAGGACGGCCACGTCAAACGGGGCCGCTACGGGGTCGCGGGCGAGTTCGGCCATATGCAGGTGGTGCCGGGCGGGCACCGCTGCGCGTGCGGCAACCGCGGCTGCTGGGAGCAGTACAGCTCAGGGAACGCCCTGGTCAGGGAGGCGCGCGAGCTGGCCGCCGCCGACTCGCCCGTCGCCTACGGGATCATCGACCGGGTCGGCGGCAACGTCGGCGACATCACCGGGCCGATGATCACCGAACTGGCCAGGGCCGGCGACCCGATGTGCATCGAGCTGTTCCAGGACATCGGCCAGTGGCTCGGCGTCGGCCTGGCCAACCTCGCCGCCGCGCTCGACCCGTCCTGCTTCGTCATCGGTGGCGGCGTCAGCGCCGCCGACGACCTGCTGATCACCCCGGCCAGGGACGCCTTCCGGCGCACCCTGACCGGCCGCGGCTACCGCCCCGAGGCCAGGATCGCCAAGGCCGAGCTGGGACCGGAGGCCGGCATGGTCGGCGCCGCGGACCTCGCCAGGCTGGTCGCCCGCCGCTTCCGCCGCGCCAACCGCCGCCGGGTCGAGCGCTACGAGCGCTACGGCCTGCTCTCCGGCCGCCAGGGGGACGAGTCGTGA
- a CDS encoding ATP-binding cassette domain-containing protein, with product MTATTDPAAAPLVALTDVSKSYGNVRALRDVSLEVHAGEITCVLGDNGAGKSTLIKIIAGLHPHDSGSYAVDGEPVRHASPRDALDRGIATVYQDLAVVPLMPVWRNFFLGSEPTKGRGPLRRLDVAAMRGTTRAALLRMGIDLRDVDQPIGTLSGGERQCVAIARAVHFGAKVLVLDEPTAALGVKQSGMVLKYVAAARDAGLGVVLITHNPHHAYLVGDRFVLLKRGTMSGSHLKEDITLDELTREMAGGSELDELTHELSRTPAATTKPVDATDPETRA from the coding sequence ATGACCGCGACCACCGACCCGGCAGCCGCGCCCCTGGTCGCGCTGACCGACGTCTCCAAGTCCTACGGGAACGTCCGCGCCCTGCGCGACGTCTCCCTCGAAGTGCACGCCGGCGAGATCACCTGCGTCCTGGGCGACAACGGCGCCGGCAAGTCCACCCTCATCAAGATCATCGCCGGGCTGCACCCGCACGACTCCGGCAGCTACGCGGTCGACGGGGAGCCGGTACGGCACGCCTCGCCCCGCGACGCCCTCGACCGGGGCATCGCCACCGTCTACCAGGACCTGGCCGTGGTGCCGCTGATGCCCGTATGGCGGAATTTCTTCCTCGGCTCCGAGCCCACCAAGGGCCGCGGCCCGCTGCGCCGGCTGGACGTCGCCGCCATGCGCGGCACGACCCGTGCCGCGCTACTGCGGATGGGCATCGACCTGCGGGACGTCGACCAGCCGATCGGCACCCTGTCCGGCGGCGAGCGGCAGTGCGTGGCCATCGCCAGGGCCGTGCACTTCGGCGCGAAGGTGCTGGTGCTCGACGAGCCCACCGCCGCGCTCGGCGTCAAGCAGTCCGGAATGGTGCTGAAATACGTGGCCGCGGCCCGCGACGCCGGGCTCGGCGTGGTCCTCATCACCCACAACCCGCACCACGCCTACCTTGTCGGGGACCGCTTCGTCCTGCTCAAGCGGGGAACGATGTCGGGCAGCCACCTCAAGGAGGACATTACGCTGGACGAGCTGACCCGGGAGATGGCCGGGGGCAGCGAGCTGGACGAGCTGACGCATGAGCTGAGCCGCACACCGGCGGCCACCACGAAGCCGGTGGACGCCACCGACCCGGAGACCCGCGCTTGA
- a CDS encoding ABC transporter permease, with the protein MSDLALAADERLAPRSLVRRLLGRPELGAVVGAAAVFLFFSFAADSFLQWSSFGTVLYASSTIGIMAVPVALLMIGGEFDLSAGVMVTSSALASSMISFQLTANVWVGIGVSLLVTLALGAFNGIMLVRTKLPSFIITLGTFLMLTGLNLGLTKLISGTVATKSIGDMEGFPAAQNVFASHWTIGSVDLQVTILWWLGLVAVATWVLLRTRAGNWIFAAGGHADAARAVGVPVARTKVGLYMAVAFCAWISGQHLLFSFDVVQSGEGVGNEFLYIIAAVIGGCLMTGGYGSAIGSAVGAFIFGMTNKGIVYAQWNPDWFKFFLGAMLLLATLLNAWVRRRAEATA; encoded by the coding sequence ATGAGCGACCTCGCCCTCGCCGCGGACGAGCGGCTGGCGCCGCGGTCCCTGGTACGGCGGCTGCTCGGACGGCCCGAACTGGGGGCGGTCGTCGGGGCCGCGGCGGTCTTCCTCTTCTTCTCCTTCGCCGCCGACTCCTTCCTCCAGTGGTCCAGCTTCGGCACCGTCCTCTACGCCTCCTCCACCATCGGCATCATGGCCGTGCCGGTGGCGCTGCTGATGATCGGCGGCGAATTCGACCTGTCGGCCGGTGTGATGGTGACCAGCTCCGCGCTGGCCTCCTCGATGATCAGCTTCCAGCTGACCGCCAACGTCTGGGTCGGCATCGGCGTCTCGCTGCTGGTGACCCTGGCGCTGGGCGCCTTCAACGGGATCATGCTGGTGCGCACCAAGCTGCCCAGCTTCATCATCACGCTGGGCACCTTCCTGATGCTGACCGGTCTGAACCTCGGCCTGACCAAGCTGATCAGCGGCACCGTCGCCACCAAGTCGATCGGCGACATGGAGGGCTTTCCCGCGGCGCAGAACGTCTTCGCCTCGCACTGGACGATCGGCTCGGTCGACCTCCAGGTGACCATCCTGTGGTGGCTCGGCCTGGTCGCGGTCGCCACCTGGGTGCTGCTGCGCACCCGGGCCGGCAACTGGATCTTCGCGGCCGGCGGCCACGCCGACGCGGCCCGCGCGGTCGGCGTCCCCGTGGCGCGCACCAAGGTCGGGCTGTACATGGCGGTGGCCTTCTGCGCCTGGATCTCCGGCCAGCACCTGCTGTTCTCCTTCGACGTGGTCCAGTCGGGGGAGGGCGTCGGCAACGAGTTCCTGTACATCATCGCGGCCGTGATCGGCGGCTGCCTGATGACCGGCGGCTACGGCAGCGCCATCGGGTCCGCGGTCGGCGCCTTCATCTTCGGCATGACCAACAAGGGCATCGTGTACGCCCAGTGGAATCCGGACTGGTTCAAGTTCTTCCTCGGGGCGATGCTGCTGCTCGCCACCCTGCTCAACGCCTGGGTCCGCAGGCGGGCGGAGGCCACCGCATGA